In Methanosarcina siciliae T4/M, one genomic interval encodes:
- a CDS encoding ABC transporter ATP-binding protein, whose translation MTLTELIENFKMKLNPSTIMDSLEKTASFYDESENDSEASGSWEELQNPERSSDAGFSQSSEMSRLTSDEREPLIKLTDVWKIYQMGEVEFAALKGIDLEIYEGEFLVVLGPSGSGKSTLMNLLGCLDIPSEGTVYLNSNDISELEESELARIRGQMIGFIFQSFNLIPTLSTEENVLLPLEFQEADAHVARKKAAYLLDIVGLSDKKKNLPSQLSGGQRQRVAIARSLAVNPPIILADEPTGNLDSKTGDYILEFLDGMHEKEGKTIIIVTHDLNLVKYATRVVYIRDGEIEKIETRTKNESGTINESDMN comes from the coding sequence ATGACACTTACTGAACTTATAGAGAACTTCAAAATGAAGTTAAATCCCTCAACAATCATGGATTCGCTCGAAAAAACTGCGAGTTTCTACGATGAATCCGAAAACGATTCAGAGGCAAGTGGTTCATGGGAGGAGCTACAAAACCCGGAAAGAAGTTCAGACGCCGGTTTTTCCCAAAGCTCTGAAATGAGCAGGCTCACCAGTGATGAAAGAGAACCACTTATCAAACTAACCGATGTCTGGAAAATCTACCAGATGGGGGAGGTTGAGTTTGCAGCCTTAAAGGGGATAGATCTGGAGATTTACGAAGGAGAATTTCTTGTAGTACTCGGCCCCAGCGGAAGTGGAAAAAGCACACTTATGAACCTGCTGGGCTGTCTTGACATACCTTCAGAGGGCACTGTTTACCTAAATTCAAATGACATCTCGGAACTTGAAGAATCCGAGCTTGCCCGCATCAGAGGACAGATGATCGGCTTTATTTTCCAGAGTTTCAACCTGATTCCCACACTGAGCACGGAAGAGAACGTCCTCTTACCCCTGGAATTTCAGGAAGCGGACGCGCATGTAGCACGAAAGAAAGCTGCATACCTGCTTGACATAGTCGGGCTTTCGGACAAGAAAAAAAACCTGCCTTCCCAGCTCTCAGGCGGACAGAGGCAAAGGGTTGCTATAGCACGTTCCCTGGCTGTGAACCCGCCTATAATCCTTGCAGACGAGCCTACAGGAAACCTGGACAGCAAGACCGGAGATTATATTCTGGAATTTCTGGACGGGATGCATGAAAAGGAAGGCAAGACGATCATCATTGTGACCCATGACCTGAACCTGGTAAAATATGCAACAAGAGTTGTGTACATCAGAGACGGTGAAATCGAAAAAATTGAAACACGCACGAAAAACGAATCAGGTACGATAAACGAATCGGATATGAATTGA
- a CDS encoding COG1361 S-layer family protein yields MKKFSLLTILLLFSAFICLGAGTALGSTGDITSSSLEVNLTNQNPDTARPGETVELTVSVQNVGTKDAKDITVTVDPEYPFSKISSEALEKEISYLNARQDDDEGGVLKFKLLVDSNASAGTYPVDITTTYKTGSGSSATTYTTTKTVYIDVRGKEYAQIVTIDKANIDIAKEETLEFIVTNTGTSPLKNMVISWTDPDGVVLPVYSDNTKYIKYLDAGESVTVTYSVMADVNADPGLYTLDITLTLEDYDSNEQTINTTAGVFVGGETDFDVSFSESDEGEISLSVANVGNNIAYSVKVSVPDQENYKVSGSSSTIVGNLEKGDYTITTFDVASTQGALGAEGSTDGPGTAKASTEGENLTVASVENNPLLVQIEYTDAKGERITVDKEVELEITGGTMGPQTGGPGNSGGITSYLPYIAVIILAGGAFVYRKKIQEKIRERKEKKPGNKKPEGNRITAGSKKPEEQKYVHETSKD; encoded by the coding sequence ATGAAAAAGTTTTCTTTGCTAACAATTTTGCTGCTGTTTTCAGCGTTCATATGCCTGGGGGCCGGAACAGCCTTAGGTTCTACAGGGGACATAACGTCTTCATCCCTGGAAGTCAATTTAACCAATCAGAACCCGGACACTGCTCGCCCCGGAGAAACTGTTGAGCTTACCGTTAGCGTGCAGAATGTGGGAACAAAGGATGCAAAAGATATTACTGTCACCGTCGATCCGGAATATCCTTTCTCAAAAATTTCCAGCGAAGCTCTTGAAAAAGAGATCTCCTATCTGAATGCACGGCAAGATGATGATGAGGGAGGTGTCCTTAAATTCAAGCTCCTGGTAGATTCCAATGCCTCTGCAGGTACGTATCCCGTGGACATTACAACTACCTATAAAACCGGATCAGGATCTTCGGCAACCACATACACCACCACAAAAACTGTCTACATCGATGTAAGAGGGAAAGAATACGCTCAGATCGTGACCATAGATAAGGCAAACATCGACATCGCAAAAGAAGAAACACTTGAGTTCATCGTAACGAATACCGGAACATCCCCTCTGAAAAACATGGTGATATCCTGGACAGACCCTGACGGCGTGGTCCTGCCGGTATATTCGGACAACACCAAGTACATCAAGTACCTGGATGCAGGAGAGTCCGTAACCGTTACTTATTCCGTAATGGCAGATGTCAATGCGGATCCCGGACTTTATACTCTGGACATAACCCTTACCCTTGAAGACTATGACTCAAATGAACAAACTATCAATACTACAGCAGGAGTGTTCGTAGGTGGTGAAACCGACTTTGACGTTTCCTTCTCGGAAAGTGATGAGGGAGAAATTTCGCTTTCGGTTGCAAACGTAGGTAATAACATTGCTTATTCAGTGAAAGTCTCGGTTCCGGACCAGGAAAATTACAAGGTATCGGGGAGTTCCTCAACAATTGTAGGAAATCTTGAGAAAGGAGACTATACAATCACTACCTTTGACGTTGCGAGCACACAGGGTGCCTTAGGAGCTGAAGGTAGTACAGATGGACCGGGTACTGCAAAAGCAAGTACTGAAGGAGAAAATTTAACCGTTGCCTCCGTGGAAAACAATCCCCTGTTAGTCCAGATTGAATATACGGATGCAAAAGGAGAGAGAATAACCGTCGATAAGGAGGTAGAACTTGAGATTACCGGCGGAACCATGGGTCCACAGACGGGAGGACCTGGCAATAGCGGTGGCATCACTTCGTACCTGCCCTATATAGCGGTAATAATACTTGCGGGCGGAGCATTCGTGTACCGGAAGAAAATACAGGAAAAGATAAGGGAAAGAAAAGAGAAAAAACCCGGGAACAAGAAACCTGAAGGCAACAGAATAACTGCGGGTAGTAAAAAGCCTGAAGAGCAGAAATACGTCCATGAGACGTCAAAAGACTGA
- a CDS encoding ABC transporter permease encodes MRNSTYLKMGLNMLLHSKLRSWLTIIGIVIGIGSVVGILSLGDAMEEQVQSRLAEMDLTLITISPGYTRASSNMPGPGGGGGTTTDVELTDDDITALQGLDGIEYIAGQISGSEPVIYAGENATMTITGVDPQVWQYMTTLETQSGRLLEPSDKYVAVIGSGVATETYDQEIGINQVITINGKSVRVVGILTEEGRGDRSIYMPIDAAVNIIDDAEDDVFDTITVKAKSEDLVDGLMEDIEDKLMISRHIIQEDDRDFSVSASKSMAESVTEMTSSMTLFLGAIAAVSLLVGAVGIANTMFTSVLEKTKEIGTMKAIGAKNRDILMIFIFNSAMVGFVGGVLGVILGAFVSTLFPYLGMTMMGGGSDSGLYLSPDLMAFGLILAIVIGVGSGVVPAYRASKLKPVDALRYE; translated from the coding sequence ATGAGAAATTCAACCTACCTGAAAATGGGCCTTAACATGCTCCTGCACAGTAAACTCAGGAGCTGGCTGACCATTATCGGGATAGTTATCGGGATCGGGTCTGTTGTTGGCATCCTCTCCCTTGGGGATGCTATGGAGGAGCAGGTGCAGAGCAGACTTGCCGAAATGGACCTGACTCTAATAACCATTTCCCCCGGATATACCAGAGCATCGTCAAACATGCCCGGCCCCGGGGGTGGAGGAGGCACGACAACGGATGTCGAATTAACCGATGATGATATCACGGCGCTTCAAGGTCTGGACGGAATCGAATATATAGCCGGGCAGATTTCCGGCAGTGAACCGGTGATTTATGCAGGGGAAAATGCTACTATGACAATCACAGGAGTGGATCCCCAGGTCTGGCAATATATGACCACGCTTGAAACGCAATCAGGAAGGTTGCTCGAACCGTCTGACAAATATGTAGCAGTAATAGGAAGCGGTGTTGCCACTGAGACTTATGACCAGGAAATTGGAATCAATCAGGTAATAACAATCAACGGAAAATCGGTGCGAGTTGTCGGTATCCTTACAGAAGAGGGGCGGGGTGACAGAAGCATTTACATGCCAATCGATGCGGCAGTAAACATAATTGACGATGCGGAAGACGATGTCTTCGATACTATCACGGTAAAAGCCAAGAGTGAAGACCTGGTAGACGGGCTGATGGAAGATATTGAGGACAAGCTCATGATCTCAAGGCATATTATTCAGGAAGATGACCGGGACTTTTCCGTAAGCGCTTCAAAGTCTATGGCTGAGTCCGTTACCGAGATGACGAGTTCGATGACCCTCTTCCTGGGAGCTATTGCAGCCGTTTCCCTCCTTGTAGGAGCCGTGGGGATTGCAAACACCATGTTTACTTCAGTCCTGGAAAAGACAAAGGAGATAGGGACTATGAAAGCCATTGGAGCGAAAAACAGGGATATCCTCATGATTTTCATCTTTAACTCTGCAATGGTAGGTTTTGTTGGCGGTGTACTTGGAGTAATCCTGGGAGCTTTTGTTTCAACTCTATTCCCTTACCTGGGCATGACCATGATGGGTGGGGGGAGTGATTCAGGTTTATATCTTTCCCCTGACCTGATGGCTTTCGGGCTGATCCTTGCAATCGTAATAGGTGTGGGTTCAGGAGTAGTCCCGGCTTACAGGGCATCGAAACTAAAGCCGGTAGACGCATTGAGGTACGAATAA
- a CDS encoding helix-turn-helix transcriptional regulator: MNLIDLVALSEKRRDILLFIEKKQGSFEEIESSLDISSGSLRYHLKKLLDFGLLEEENGEYRLSEIAMPIIWNIKGLLDSLAFFEENIEYWNQHDLTPVPDFLLRRLEELGRSELIKSNAEYLFEIPPEILENLRASEEISVFCSCLHPEIPLIYSEFTEKGLKFSLCVTEPVAERLFNQFPVETKKFQEAKNTELFVCSEDINLPIFVVTDRFIAMEFFLLSGKRSKQFITFSETGALNWGRELHLHYTEVSKKMEIADHIETSNHIETENQKTVKT, encoded by the coding sequence ATGAATCTTATTGACCTGGTAGCTCTCTCTGAAAAAAGGAGAGATATACTCCTATTTATAGAAAAGAAACAGGGAAGTTTTGAGGAAATTGAAAGTTCGCTTGACATAAGTTCAGGCTCTTTAAGGTACCACCTCAAAAAACTGCTAGATTTCGGGCTTCTTGAGGAAGAAAACGGGGAATACAGGTTGTCGGAAATAGCAATGCCGATAATTTGGAATATAAAAGGACTGCTGGATTCTCTGGCTTTCTTTGAAGAAAACATTGAGTACTGGAATCAACACGACCTAACCCCTGTACCCGATTTTTTGTTGCGAAGGCTTGAAGAGCTGGGCAGGTCTGAACTGATAAAATCAAATGCGGAGTATTTATTCGAAATTCCTCCGGAAATTCTGGAAAATTTAAGGGCTTCAGAGGAAATTTCGGTTTTTTGCTCCTGTTTGCATCCGGAAATCCCACTCATTTATTCCGAATTTACGGAAAAAGGCTTAAAGTTCTCTTTATGTGTGACAGAACCGGTGGCTGAAAGATTGTTCAATCAATTCCCGGTTGAAACAAAAAAGTTTCAGGAAGCCAAAAACACTGAACTGTTTGTTTGCAGTGAGGATATAAATTTGCCTATCTTTGTAGTGACAGACCGGTTCATAGCAATGGAATTTTTCCTGCTTAGCGGAAAACGGAGCAAGCAGTTTATCACTTTTTCCGAAACCGGAGCTTTGAACTGGGGAAGAGAATTGCATCTACATTATACGGAAGTTTCTAAAAAAATGGAAATTGCTGACCATATTGAAACTTCCAATCATATTGAAACTGAAAACCAGAAAACTGTGAAAACCTGA
- a CDS encoding transglutaminase domain-containing protein — protein sequence MVGNRMKKINIVLLAAFILAGSVCACESLDAGNFGINRENVDGFYEAASSNVPPNKAVACGITSYCSSVASRISGSRYFNLMDIIETTGNTVGIYNWKFDLPSRGADMIQNRQPMVQNNQLAFSRDRSEQLPPGMSREDPVRRGIPDREELNNFMQEQQLQSTDVTSNYQMYVTPDAEAVESYLEENDLDDKYDIYEAALSWTWVSDETLNNEEEQWLTPTEFLEETPDYSSNPVYGEPASDCEEQANTLASLLIASGEYNESTVRVAIGKVDFGDVSGGHAWVEVYEDGEWLPLDATDGPYYDDDSSELIPADSSDIDYDQYRDCTYPAVEVWYYYNNEYFIDLDTQLENAPVSWNNIPESYQKMKSGRF from the coding sequence ATGGTAGGTAACAGAATGAAAAAAATTAATATAGTTTTACTGGCTGCCTTCATACTGGCAGGATCGGTCTGTGCCTGCGAAAGCCTGGATGCAGGAAATTTCGGAATCAATCGGGAAAATGTTGACGGTTTCTATGAGGCTGCTTCCAGCAATGTTCCCCCCAATAAGGCCGTTGCATGTGGTATTACTTCTTACTGTTCATCCGTTGCGAGCCGGATTTCGGGAAGCCGGTATTTCAACCTGATGGATATTATTGAAACTACGGGTAATACTGTCGGAATCTATAACTGGAAATTCGACCTGCCTTCCAGGGGAGCAGATATGATACAAAATAGGCAGCCTATGGTGCAAAATAACCAGCTGGCTTTCAGCAGGGACAGATCTGAGCAGTTGCCTCCCGGCATGAGCAGAGAAGATCCTGTAAGAAGGGGAATCCCGGACAGAGAGGAATTGAATAATTTCATGCAGGAACAGCAACTACAAAGTACGGATGTAACCTCGAACTATCAGATGTATGTTACTCCGGACGCTGAGGCTGTAGAATCTTATCTTGAAGAAAACGACCTTGACGATAAATATGATATTTATGAAGCTGCTCTCTCCTGGACCTGGGTCTCGGACGAAACCCTGAATAATGAAGAGGAACAGTGGCTCACTCCAACTGAGTTTCTTGAAGAGACACCTGATTATTCCAGCAACCCGGTGTATGGAGAGCCTGCCAGCGACTGTGAGGAACAGGCAAATACCCTTGCTTCCCTTCTGATAGCTTCAGGAGAATACAATGAGAGCACGGTGAGGGTTGCCATAGGAAAAGTCGATTTCGGAGATGTCAGTGGCGGGCACGCCTGGGTAGAGGTTTACGAGGACGGAGAATGGCTCCCCCTGGATGCTACTGACGGCCCTTACTATGATGACGACAGTTCAGAACTGATACCTGCAGATTCTTCGGATATCGACTATGACCAGTATAGGGACTGCACGTACCCGGCTGTGGAAGTCTGGTACTACTACAATAACGAGTATTTCATAGATTTGGATACGCAACTTGAAAATGCGCCGGTGTCCTGGAACAACATTCCAGAAAGCTATCAAAAAATGAAATCGGGTCGGTTCTAA